Proteins found in one Acanthopagrus latus isolate v.2019 chromosome 3, fAcaLat1.1, whole genome shotgun sequence genomic segment:
- the LOC119016609 gene encoding zinc finger protein 516-like, with protein METEEREDASQKPEANIKAETEEDVTSGHTCGVCGRSFPLLSSLSQHMRRHTREKPYKCPYCEHRTAQKGSLKAHIRSHKLGLLSHNLSDKNVDGDQEQKDNIEIPDPTEIVTHSDKAHTVNGKVKKKGTKKKVKGKNVVEPDDEADSVSCTCTICGQVFPQVALLKNHMKRHRSSQDHGCRICGRRFRQAWFLQSHMRIHRVKAQLRGGKGNELPATINGVPQDPASLINEECLYELCAGCGNFFLDRKTLRLHEKLHKLNHSRTQTQNATEKDVEAPEPDIAKRNFLEALNLTRVGPRETSEEKSLGKRIPELDPICSYQAWQLVTKGRLVEVTEKCLGWEERLADAEVAYDTEKGEYIPLKQEKKRKQIDTSGNNNKKMKGDTGLDRTSNSLAQAKGGDKRICQKDRVLLNGLGHAFYEALQTKKVKDVHATPKQTNSSRSQGQEDKKSFFCEHCDFQSVDASLLRSHLHRQHRGLLGPYSKHSTILDNVSQSGSKASRYMDYLRNRSMLLSQPFWNPYTCTPGHGSAQSNIKTEKSNEVKGQGHATNDAGSLLNLSSLPLSEGESIVDDPVKTEGQVRHQCPYCTHTTTYPEVLWIHQRVAHRVDGSSSMAPKWAPCSNSPKSLKAGGTQWRRTGPPPFLEGKDCPALPAPRTQRTQAPGSTSQSSSKHSAPKTQSGAPKSKHQSRSSDGTQSSGRMGLPQKKSSGHKQADEGGNKSSSTPQATSSSSTVHSKSAPSFQPTSSPKHRGHRAAVEANFPQEGLGFMLARNHGGTSSSVAADRPHARRQSCDSSSGPKGPELWAAMNMWGHKAYLEPLHFAQGKNESAGEMPMDIDILSLLKNYSPHELAAIYQHWGFVDPRIDPQALLQLNGNFGKEVHSTSEASKQVNSRSTSSSGSLHKGT; from the exons atggagacagaagagagggaggatgcCTCACAAAAACCCGAAGCTAATAtaaaggcagagacagaggaagatgtGACCTCTGGCCACACCTGTGGAGTGTGTGGCCGAAGCTTTCCCCTTCTCAGCTCTCTGTCCCAACACATGAGGAGACACACAAGGGAGAAGCCGTACAAATGTCCGTACTGTGAGCACAGGACGGCTCAGAAGGGCAGTCTGAAGGCCCACATTCGAAGCCATAAACTGGGTCTCCTCAGCCATAACCTCAGTGACAAGAACGTGGATGGAGATCAAGAGCAGAAGGATAACATTGAGATTCCTGACCCCACGGAAATTGTCACCCACTCCGACAAAGCTCATACGGTTAACGGAAAGGTGAAGAAGAAAGGAACCAAGAAAAAAGTGAAGGGTAAAAATGTGGTTGAGCCGGATGATGAGGCTGATAGTGTGTCCTGTACCTGCACCATCTGTGGCCAGGTTTTCCCTCAGGTAGCACTCCttaaaaatcacatgaaaagGCACCGCAGCTCCCAGGATCATGGTTGCCGGATTTGTGGACGCCGTTTCCGCCAGGCATGGTTCCTCCAAAGTCACATGCGCATTCATAGGGTCAAAGCTCAGCTAAGAGGTGGCAAAGGCAATGAGCTGCCTGCCACCATAAATGGAGTTCCTCAGGACCCAGCATCGCTAATAAATGAAGAGTGCCTCTATGAGCTCTGTGCTGGCTGTGGTAACTTCTTCTTGGACCGCAAGACACTGCGATTACATGAGAAGCTACATAAACTCAATCACAGCCGAACTCAGACACAGAATGCAACAGAGAAAGACGTTGAAGCCCCTGAGCCGGACATTGCAAAGAGGAACTTTTTGGAAGCCTTGAACCTCACACGTGTTGGGCCTAGGGAAACCTCTGAGGAAAAGAGCCTTGGCAAGCGAATCCCAGAACTGGATCCCATTTGTAGTTACCAAGCGTGGCAGTTGGTCACAAAGGGACGATTGGTGGAGGTCACAGAGAAGTGTCTGGGATGGGAGGAGAGGCTAGCAGATGCTGAGGTGGCATACGACACAGAAAAGGGCGAGTACATACCCCtaaagcaggagaagaagaggaagcaaaTCGACACCTCCGGCAACAACAATAAGAAGATGAAGGGTGACACGGGACTTGATCGGACATCAAATAGCTTGGCTCAGGCTAAAGGTGGTGACAAGAGGATTTGCCAGAAGGATCGTGTCTTGTTGAACGGGCTTGGTCATGCGTTTTATGAGGCACTGCAGACTAAGAAAGTCAAAGATGTTCACGCCACACCTAAACAGACCAACAGCTCCAGGAGCCAAGGCCAGGAGG ATAAGAAATCATTCTTCTGCGAGCACTGTGATTTCCAAAGTGTCGACGCCTCACTACTCAGGTCTCACCTGCACCGGCAGCACCGGGGCCTCCTGGGTCCCTATAGCAAACACAGCACCATTTTGGACAATGTTAGCCAAAGTGGTTCGAAAGCCTCAAGATACATGGACTACCTCAGAAACAGGAGTATGTTGCTCAGTCAGCCATTCTGGAATCCTTACACATGCACTCCTGGCCATGGCTCGGCACAGTCaaatattaaaactgaaaaGTCAAATGAGGTTAAAGGGCAGGGACATGCTACTAATGATGCGGGAAGTCTCCTGAATCTGTCCTCATTGCCCCTTAGTGAAGGAGAAAGCATTGTGGATGATCCAGTAAAAACAGAGGGCCAAGTGAGACATCAGTGCCCGTACTGCACCCACACTACCACCTACCCTGAAGTGCTGTGGATTCATCAGCGGGTTGCACACAGGGTGGATGGCAGCAGCTCCATGGCACCCAAGTGGGCACCCTGCTCTAATAGCCCCAAGAGTTTAAAGGCAGGTGGCACCCAGTGGAGACGCACAGGGCCTCCTCCATTCCTCGAAGGCAAGGACTGCCCTGCTTTGCCTGCACCAAGAACTCAGCGCACACAGGCTCCAGGTTCCACTTCgcaaagcagcagcaaacactCAGCTCCCAAGACCCAATCAGGTGCTCCGAAGTCCAAGCATCAGTCACGCTCTTCAGATGGTACACAGTCTAGTGGGAGGATGGGACTACCTCAAAAGAAGTCTAGTGGACATAAGCAGGCAGATGAGGGTGGAAATAAAAGCTCCAGTACCCCTCAAGCTACTTCATCGAGCAGTACTGTGCACAGCAAGAGTGCCCCCAGCTTCCAGCCTACTAGCAGCCCCAAACACAGAGGCCACAGAGCCGCAGTGGAAGCAAACTTCCCACAGGAGGGTTTGGGCTTTATGTTGGCCAGAAATCATGGCGGGACTTCATCCAGTGTAGCTGCAGATAGACCCCATGCCCGCAGGCAGTCATGTGACTCCTCCTCGGGCCCTAAGGGTCCTGAACTTTGGGCTGCCATGAACATGTGGGGTCACAAAGCTTATTTAGAACCACTACATTTTGCTCAGGGAAAGAATGAATCGGCAGGAGAAATGCCAATGGACATTGATATTTTGAGCCTCTTGAAAAACTACAGTCCCCATGAACTGGCTGCTATTTACCAGCACTGGGGGTTTGTTGATCCCAGGATTGATCCACAAG CACTGTTGCAGTTAAATGGAAATTTTGGGAAAGAAGTCCATTCCACCTCTGAAGCTTCCAAACAA GTGAACAGCcgctccacttcctcctcaggGTCTCTCCATAAAGGAACGTGA